Proteins from a single region of Acidovorax sp. NCPPB 3576:
- the hemW gene encoding radical SAM family heme chaperone HemW, with the protein MSLSIPIVPDASAEAAPAPVRDVQHSMRPGVLQLGTLPPLSLYVHLPWCLKKCPYCDFNSHEYREGGGAQALPEQRYLDALMADLEASLPLIWGRTVHSIFIGGGTPSLFSPAAIDQLIGGLRARLRLEADCEITMEANPGTFEKDRFRAFRAAGVTRLSIGVQSFDDRFLKALGRVHDGAQALAAVEEAAQSFETFNLDIMYALPGQTLADLEQDMRTALALGPPHISIYHLTIEPNTLFAKFPPVVPEDDQAYAMLDRITEMTGKAGLQRYEISAYAREGHGCFHNTNYWQFGDYLGIGAGAHSKISFAHRVVRQVRFRDPGRYMDHALAGHAVAQDDEVRRADLPFEYMLNALRLREGFALQDFMARTGLPLTAIAKALDEAERKGLIERDMVRVRPTERGFDFLNDLQSLFLAD; encoded by the coding sequence GTGTCCCTTTCCATTCCCATCGTTCCCGATGCCTCGGCCGAGGCTGCGCCGGCGCCCGTGCGCGACGTGCAGCACTCCATGCGGCCGGGCGTGCTGCAGCTGGGCACCCTGCCGCCGCTGTCGCTGTATGTGCACCTGCCCTGGTGCCTGAAAAAGTGCCCCTACTGCGACTTCAATTCGCATGAATATCGGGAGGGGGGCGGCGCGCAGGCCCTGCCCGAGCAGCGCTACCTGGACGCGCTGATGGCCGACCTGGAAGCCTCGCTGCCGCTGATCTGGGGCCGGACGGTGCACAGCATCTTCATCGGCGGGGGCACGCCCAGCCTGTTCTCGCCCGCCGCCATCGACCAGTTGATCGGCGGCCTGCGCGCGCGGCTGCGCCTGGAGGCCGACTGCGAGATCACGATGGAGGCCAACCCGGGCACGTTCGAGAAAGACCGGTTCCGCGCCTTCCGCGCGGCCGGGGTGACGCGGCTGTCGATCGGGGTGCAGAGCTTCGACGACCGCTTCCTGAAGGCGCTGGGGCGGGTGCATGACGGAGCCCAGGCCTTGGCAGCCGTGGAAGAGGCTGCGCAGTCGTTCGAGACGTTCAACCTAGACATCATGTACGCCCTGCCGGGCCAGACGCTCGCCGACCTGGAGCAGGACATGCGCACCGCGCTGGCGCTGGGGCCGCCGCACATCTCGATCTACCACCTGACCATCGAGCCCAACACGCTGTTCGCCAAATTTCCGCCCGTGGTGCCCGAGGACGACCAGGCCTACGCCATGCTGGACCGCATCACCGAGATGACGGGAAAGGCGGGGTTGCAGCGCTATGAAATCTCGGCCTATGCGCGCGAGGGCCACGGCTGCTTCCACAACACCAATTACTGGCAGTTCGGCGACTACCTGGGCATCGGCGCCGGTGCGCACAGCAAGATCAGCTTTGCCCACCGCGTGGTTCGGCAGGTGCGCTTTCGGGACCCGGGGCGGTACATGGACCACGCGCTGGCGGGCCATGCGGTGGCGCAGGACGACGAGGTGCGCCGGGCGGACCTGCCGTTCGAATACATGCTCAACGCGCTGCGCCTGCGCGAGGGGTTTGCGCTGCAGGACTTCATGGCCCGCACGGGCCTGCCGTTGACTGCGATTGCCAAGGCGCTGGACGAGGCCGAGCGCAAGGGCCTCATCGAACGTGACATGGTGCGCGTGCGCCCGACGGAGCGGGGCTTCGACTTCCTGAACGACCTGCAGTCGCTGTTCCTGGCGGATTGA
- the rdgB gene encoding RdgB/HAM1 family non-canonical purine NTP pyrophosphatase, whose translation MKLVLASNNQGKLAELQTLLAPLGVVLVRQSDLGVGEAAEPFRTFVENALAKARFAAQHTGLPALADDAGLCVDAFGGLPGVDTAYYATQFGYEKGDANNVRALLEQMQGIDQRRAAMVSTLVAVRTPEDPEPLIAVGRVTGEIAREPRGSQGFGFDPIMVVPEFGKTFAELPVEVKNAHSHRGRSAQQMLALMRERWF comes from the coding sequence ATGAAACTCGTACTCGCATCCAACAACCAGGGCAAGCTGGCCGAACTGCAAACCCTGCTGGCCCCGCTCGGGGTCGTGCTGGTCCGCCAGTCGGACCTGGGCGTCGGCGAGGCGGCCGAGCCCTTTCGCACCTTCGTGGAGAACGCGCTGGCCAAGGCACGCTTTGCGGCGCAGCACACGGGCCTGCCGGCCCTGGCCGACGATGCCGGCCTGTGCGTCGATGCCTTCGGTGGCTTGCCCGGCGTGGACACAGCCTATTACGCGACGCAGTTCGGCTACGAGAAGGGCGACGCGAATAACGTGCGCGCGCTGCTGGAGCAGATGCAGGGCATCGACCAGCGACGCGCGGCGATGGTCAGCACGCTGGTGGCGGTGCGCACGCCCGAGGACCCGGAGCCGCTGATCGCCGTGGGCCGTGTCACGGGCGAGATCGCGCGCGAGCCGCGTGGCAGCCAGGGCTTCGGATTCGATCCGATCATGGTCGTGCCCGAGTTCGGCAAGACCTTCGCAGAGTTGCCGGTGGAGGTGAAGAATGCCCACAGCCACCGGGGCCGTTCGGCGCAGCAGATGCTGGCGCTGATGCGCGAGCGCTGGTTCTGA
- the rph gene encoding ribonuclease PH, giving the protein MTSFTRPGGRAADQLRPVRITRHYTMHAEGSVLIEFGNTKVLCTASVEERVPPHKRGSGEGWVTAEYGMLPRSTHTRSDREAARGKQNGRTQEIQRLIGRSLRAVFDLKRLGERTLQLDCDVIQADGGTRTAAITGAWVAAQDAVAYLIARGKLAESPITGALAAISVGIVEGTPLLDLEYVEDVACDTDMNVVMTGAGHFVEVQGTAEGVAFTRQEMDRLLSLAEKGVAELVALQQQALLIA; this is encoded by the coding sequence ATGACCTCTTTCACCCGCCCGGGCGGCCGCGCCGCAGACCAGTTGCGCCCGGTGCGCATCACCCGCCACTACACGATGCACGCCGAAGGCTCGGTGCTGATCGAGTTCGGCAACACCAAAGTGCTGTGCACCGCGTCGGTGGAAGAGCGCGTGCCGCCCCACAAGCGCGGCAGCGGCGAGGGCTGGGTGACGGCCGAATACGGCATGCTGCCCCGTTCCACCCATACCCGCAGCGACCGCGAGGCCGCCCGCGGCAAGCAAAACGGCCGCACACAGGAGATCCAGCGCTTGATCGGCCGCAGCCTGCGGGCCGTGTTCGACTTGAAGCGCCTGGGCGAACGCACCCTGCAGCTCGACTGCGACGTGATCCAGGCCGATGGCGGCACGCGCACCGCCGCCATCACGGGCGCGTGGGTCGCTGCGCAGGATGCGGTCGCGTACCTGATCGCGCGGGGCAAGCTGGCCGAATCGCCCATCACCGGGGCGCTGGCCGCCATTTCGGTCGGTATCGTGGAGGGCACGCCGCTGCTCGATCTGGAATACGTGGAAGACGTGGCCTGCGATACCGACATGAACGTGGTGATGACCGGCGCCGGCCACTTCGTGGAGGTGCAGGGAACGGCAGAAGGCGTGGCGTTCACCCGCCAGGAGATGGACCGCTTGCTGTCCCTGGCCGAAAAGGGCGTGGCCGAACTGGTGGCGCTGCAGCAGCAGGCGCTACTGATTGCATAG
- a CDS encoding PP2C family protein-serine/threonine phosphatase, whose product MKFSVFQVSRRGGRETNEDRMGYCYTRESSLFVLADGMGGHPEGEVAAQLALQTVSAAFQRHAKPTLEDVHGFLADALLAAHHQILRYAADRGMLDTPRTTLVVAVVQEGSASWIHCGDSRLYMVRGGELFTRTRDHSYLELRNMPLQGIERVNRNVLFTCLGSPTKPIYDITGPVALEQGDRILLCSDGLWGTLDDETIARQLSRLPVSQSVPDMVEDALRKAGDTSDNVTVVALEWETPDAFESTQGISTDSISDDGFSSTIQAGPLDMVDDDLDDEAIERSIAEINEAIRRSAARKT is encoded by the coding sequence ATGAAATTCTCCGTCTTCCAGGTCAGCCGTCGCGGTGGCCGCGAAACCAATGAAGACCGCATGGGCTACTGCTACACGCGGGAGTCCAGCCTGTTCGTGCTGGCCGACGGCATGGGCGGCCACCCCGAGGGCGAAGTGGCGGCGCAACTGGCGCTGCAGACGGTGTCCGCGGCGTTCCAGCGGCACGCCAAGCCCACGCTGGAAGACGTGCATGGTTTTCTGGCCGACGCACTTTTGGCTGCACACCACCAGATCCTTCGCTACGCGGCCGACCGGGGCATGCTGGACACGCCCCGCACCACGCTGGTCGTGGCGGTGGTGCAAGAGGGCTCCGCCAGCTGGATCCACTGCGGCGACTCGCGCCTGTACATGGTGCGCGGGGGCGAGCTGTTCACCCGCACGCGCGACCACTCGTACCTGGAGCTGCGCAACATGCCGCTGCAAGGCATCGAGCGGGTGAACCGCAACGTGCTGTTCACTTGCCTGGGATCGCCCACCAAGCCGATCTACGACATCACCGGCCCGGTGGCCCTGGAGCAGGGCGACCGCATCCTGCTGTGCTCCGACGGACTGTGGGGCACGCTGGATGACGAGACCATCGCCCGACAGTTGAGCCGCCTGCCGGTTTCGCAGTCCGTGCCCGACATGGTGGAAGACGCGTTGCGCAAGGCCGGCGACACGAGCGACAACGTGACCGTGGTGGCGCTGGAGTGGGAGACGCCGGACGCGTTCGAATCCACCCAGGGCATTTCGACCGACAGCATCAGCGACGACGGGTTTTCCTCCACCATCCAGGCCGGCCCGCTCGACATGGTGGACGACGACCTGGATGACGAGGCCATCGAACGCTCCATCGCCGAGATCAACGAGGCCATCCGCCGCTCGGCCGCCCGCAAGACCTGA
- a CDS encoding serine/threonine protein kinase → MSKIKPAPLPPDTTIGGYRVVRRLSSGGFGVVYLAIDPDGQQVAIKEYLPSSLATRGPGELLPKVPPEKLSLYRLGLKSFFEEGRALAQISHASVVSVLNFFRENETVYMVMNYLEGATLQDFIITARDLKTQKVFRESTIRSLFDEVLRGLRIVHQHKMLHLDIKPANIFITDDNKAVMIDFGAAREVLSKEGNFIRPMYTPGFAAPEMYRRDSSMGPWTDIYAIGACIYACMQGFPPNEAPQRSDKDRLSLALTKLRGVYSDNLIEVVEWCMALDPLSRPQSVFALQKELSREGERRYTKLSVGEKMRLQLDTLVSDTKKNVQKVGEATRMGAKPK, encoded by the coding sequence ATGTCAAAAATCAAGCCGGCACCCCTGCCGCCCGACACCACGATTGGTGGCTACCGCGTGGTGCGCCGGCTCTCCTCCGGCGGCTTCGGCGTGGTGTATCTCGCCATCGATCCTGACGGCCAGCAGGTCGCCATCAAGGAATATCTGCCATCGTCCCTGGCCACCCGCGGGCCGGGCGAGCTGCTCCCCAAGGTGCCGCCTGAAAAGCTGTCGCTGTACCGCCTGGGCCTCAAGAGTTTTTTCGAAGAAGGACGGGCGCTGGCGCAGATTTCGCACGCATCGGTGGTGAGCGTGCTCAATTTCTTCCGGGAAAACGAAACGGTCTACATGGTGATGAACTACCTGGAGGGCGCCACCCTGCAGGATTTCATCATCACCGCGCGCGACCTCAAGACGCAGAAGGTGTTTCGCGAGTCCACCATCCGCTCGCTGTTCGACGAGGTGCTGCGCGGGCTGCGCATCGTGCACCAGCACAAGATGCTGCACCTCGATATCAAGCCGGCCAACATCTTCATCACCGATGACAACAAGGCGGTGATGATCGATTTTGGCGCGGCGCGCGAGGTGCTCTCGAAAGAGGGCAACTTCATCCGCCCGATGTACACGCCCGGCTTCGCGGCGCCCGAGATGTACCGCCGCGATTCGTCGATGGGACCCTGGACCGACATCTACGCGATCGGCGCCTGCATCTACGCCTGCATGCAGGGGTTTCCGCCCAATGAGGCGCCGCAGCGCTCCGACAAGGACCGCCTGTCGCTGGCGCTGACCAAGCTGCGCGGCGTGTATTCCGACAATCTGATCGAGGTGGTCGAGTGGTGCATGGCGCTCGATCCGCTGTCTCGGCCGCAGTCGGTGTTCGCGCTGCAAAAAGAGCTCAGCCGCGAAGGCGAGCGGCGCTATACCAAGCTGTCCGTGGGAGAAAAGATGCGCCTGCAGCTCGATACGCTGGTGTCGGACACGAAGAAGAATGTGCAGAAGGTGGGCGAGGCCACGCGAATGGGGGCGAAGCCGAAATGA
- a CDS encoding YicC/YloC family endoribonuclease has translation MTGYASAQQSASAGGGETDGRTRRLGLEIRSVNSRFLDLSFRLPDELRAQEPVLRGLLTARLKRGKVEVRASIEHEDTTALPDPAPRLLQRLNSAQDAVRAWLPDAAPLSVADALRLCANASSTQDDWSDAVPTLAEKALKDLISAREREGKRLSAMLQDRLEQLRALAHQATPLVPKLVEQQRQRFMERWKEAMALADNATLPEAAQDRALTEATAFAIRIDVAEEITRLDSHLDEIERLLKKGGEVGKRLDFLIQELHREANTLGSKSAAMELTRISVDMKVLVEQMREQVQNIE, from the coding sequence ATGACCGGATACGCCAGCGCGCAGCAAAGCGCATCCGCCGGAGGGGGCGAAACCGATGGCCGCACACGCCGTCTGGGCCTGGAGATCCGTTCCGTCAACAGCCGTTTTCTGGATCTGTCGTTCCGGCTGCCCGACGAACTGCGCGCCCAGGAACCCGTGCTGCGCGGCCTGCTCACGGCCCGCCTCAAGCGGGGCAAGGTCGAGGTTCGAGCCTCCATCGAACACGAAGACACCACCGCCCTGCCCGACCCGGCGCCCCGCCTGCTGCAACGGCTGAACTCGGCGCAAGACGCCGTCCGCGCCTGGCTGCCGGATGCCGCACCCCTGAGCGTTGCAGACGCTCTGCGCCTTTGTGCGAATGCCAGCTCCACCCAGGACGACTGGAGCGATGCGGTCCCCACGCTGGCCGAGAAAGCACTGAAAGACCTCATCAGCGCCCGGGAGCGCGAAGGCAAACGCCTGTCCGCCATGCTGCAAGACCGCCTGGAGCAATTGCGCGCCCTCGCCCACCAGGCCACGCCACTCGTTCCCAAGCTGGTGGAGCAGCAGCGCCAACGGTTCATGGAGCGCTGGAAGGAAGCCATGGCCCTGGCCGACAACGCCACGCTGCCCGAAGCCGCCCAGGACCGCGCCCTGACCGAGGCCACCGCCTTCGCGATCCGCATCGACGTGGCGGAAGAAATCACCCGGCTGGATTCGCACCTCGACGAAATCGAACGCTTGCTCAAAAAAGGCGGCGAAGTCGGCAAGCGGCTGGACTTCCTCATCCAGGAACTGCACCGCGAAGCCAACACGCTGGGCTCCAAATCCGCAGCCATGGAATTGACTCGCATCAGCGTGGACATGAAGGTCCTGGTCGAGCAAATGCGCGAGCAGGTTCAGAACATCGAGTGA
- the gmk gene encoding guanylate kinase, translating to MDYPGNLFVVAAPSGAGKSSLVKALLELDSHVQPSVSHTTRAPRGQEKHGREYFFTSEQEFDAMVASNGFVEWAHVHGRRYGTSRKAIEERIAQGADVVLEIDFQGAIQVKKAFANAVLIFILPPSWEELRSRLERRGEDAPDVIELRLKNAAQEMEQAFKFDFVIINELFERALFDLKTIVHAQRLKYAAQRRARADTFESLNIT from the coding sequence ATGGACTACCCTGGAAATCTATTCGTAGTGGCAGCGCCCAGCGGCGCGGGCAAATCGAGCTTGGTCAAGGCCTTGCTGGAGTTGGACTCCCATGTGCAGCCTTCGGTCTCGCACACGACCCGGGCGCCGCGCGGGCAGGAAAAGCATGGCCGTGAATACTTCTTCACGTCGGAGCAGGAATTCGACGCGATGGTCGCATCCAACGGTTTCGTGGAGTGGGCCCATGTGCATGGCCGCCGCTACGGCACCTCGCGCAAGGCCATTGAGGAACGCATTGCCCAGGGCGCGGATGTCGTCCTTGAAATCGATTTCCAGGGCGCCATCCAGGTCAAGAAGGCTTTTGCCAATGCCGTCCTCATCTTCATCCTGCCACCCAGTTGGGAAGAACTGAGATCTCGCCTGGAGCGCCGCGGCGAAGACGCCCCGGATGTCATCGAGCTTCGACTCAAGAATGCCGCCCAGGAAATGGAACAGGCATTCAAATTCGACTTCGTTATAATCAACGAACTCTTTGAGCGTGCGCTTTTCGACCTGAAAACCATCGTCCACGCTCAGCGGCTGAAGTATGCGGCGCAACGCCGTGCACGGGCCGATACGTTCGAATCCCTCAATATCACCTGA
- the rpoZ gene encoding DNA-directed RNA polymerase subunit omega, whose protein sequence is MARITVEDCLEHIPNRFQLVLAATYRARMLSQGHAPKIESRNKPAVTALREIAQGKIGLEMLKKVPG, encoded by the coding sequence ATGGCCCGCATTACCGTTGAAGACTGCCTCGAGCACATCCCCAATCGCTTTCAACTCGTGCTGGCAGCCACCTACCGCGCCCGCATGTTGAGCCAAGGCCATGCCCCCAAGATCGAAAGCCGCAACAAGCCTGCAGTGACGGCCCTGCGCGAAATCGCACAAGGCAAAATCGGCCTGGAGATGCTCAAAAAGGTCCCCGGCTGA
- a CDS encoding RelA/SpoT family protein, with protein sequence MNAVLNKPSAQDPRPGESGAAGGTSAAAANAAAASFAALTESLGYLDAASIEQVRQAYRFADEAHLGQLRNSGEPYITHPIAVAAQCATWKLDGQALMAALLHDAMEDCGVTKSDLIDRFGLPVAELVDGLTKLDKLQFNTREENQAESFRKMLLAMARDVRVILIKLADRTHNMRTLSDMPRSKWGRISSETLEIYAPIAHRLGLNQTYRELQDLSFRHLHPWRYATLSKAVNKSRNRRRDIVQRVQTEVDTAFSKLGMKARLAGREKTLYAIYQKMDTKHLSFAQVTDIYGFRVIVPTVVDCYTALGVLHQMYKPVPGRFKDHIAIAKLNGYQSLHTTLVGPSGVNIEFQMRTEEMHVVAEAGVAAHWLYKAQDADGSAAERLGTKWLQSLLDIQNETRDAAEFWDHVKVDLFPDAVYVFTPKSQIMALPRGATVVDFAYAIHSNVGDRTTAAKINNEQVPLRTELKNGDVVEVITAPVSTPNPAWLGFVRTGRARSKIRHYLKTLAHTESAGLGEKLLTQALRAEGLERLPTEAENQALWDKLLRFTGNRTRNELMTDIGLGKRIAGIVAKRLMVLMTEHGHRPDALLLTRERYSSHETLSQGGVTLDGSENASVQYANCCRPVPGDPIVGYLGRGEGLVVHNAQCSVAKKLQHKDSERFIAVDWADEPTRMFETGIVVTVANGKGVLARIAAELASSEADIVHVDMDDEAAMDTTDLRFVIAARDQSHVESSLRNLRRTPAVLRAFRVLPQG encoded by the coding sequence ATGAATGCGGTCTTGAATAAACCATCTGCCCAAGACCCGCGCCCCGGCGAAAGCGGGGCGGCGGGAGGCACGTCCGCAGCAGCCGCCAATGCAGCGGCGGCCAGTTTTGCGGCCCTCACTGAAAGCCTCGGCTACCTCGACGCAGCCAGTATCGAACAGGTGCGGCAGGCATACCGCTTTGCCGACGAAGCCCATCTGGGGCAACTGCGAAACAGCGGCGAGCCCTACATCACCCATCCCATCGCAGTGGCCGCCCAGTGCGCCACCTGGAAGCTGGACGGCCAGGCCCTGATGGCGGCGTTGCTTCACGACGCCATGGAGGATTGCGGAGTCACCAAGTCCGATCTCATCGATCGATTTGGTTTGCCTGTGGCTGAATTGGTGGATGGGCTCACCAAGCTCGACAAGCTGCAGTTCAACACCCGGGAAGAAAACCAGGCGGAGTCCTTTCGCAAGATGCTTTTGGCGATGGCCCGTGATGTGCGGGTCATTCTGATCAAACTGGCGGATCGCACGCACAACATGCGCACGCTATCGGACATGCCACGCAGCAAATGGGGCCGCATTTCTTCCGAGACCCTGGAGATCTATGCGCCTATTGCCCATCGTCTGGGACTGAACCAGACATATCGCGAATTGCAGGACCTGTCTTTCAGGCACCTTCATCCTTGGCGCTATGCGACCCTGTCCAAGGCGGTGAATAAATCCCGCAATCGGCGCCGCGATATCGTGCAGCGCGTTCAAACCGAGGTCGATACGGCTTTTTCGAAGCTGGGCATGAAAGCCCGGCTCGCAGGCCGGGAAAAAACGCTTTACGCCATCTACCAGAAGATGGACACCAAGCATCTGAGCTTTGCCCAGGTCACGGACATCTACGGCTTTCGCGTCATCGTGCCGACCGTCGTCGATTGCTACACGGCACTGGGCGTGCTGCATCAGATGTACAAGCCCGTTCCTGGCCGGTTCAAGGACCACATTGCCATTGCCAAGCTCAATGGCTACCAGTCGCTGCACACCACCTTGGTCGGCCCTTCGGGGGTCAATATCGAATTCCAGATGCGGACCGAGGAAATGCACGTGGTGGCAGAAGCAGGCGTGGCGGCGCATTGGCTGTACAAAGCGCAGGATGCAGACGGATCGGCAGCGGAGCGCCTTGGCACCAAGTGGCTTCAGTCGCTTCTCGACATTCAGAACGAGACACGAGACGCAGCGGAGTTTTGGGACCATGTGAAGGTCGACCTGTTCCCCGATGCGGTGTATGTTTTTACCCCAAAGAGCCAGATCATGGCACTGCCACGGGGTGCAACGGTGGTCGATTTCGCCTACGCCATCCACAGCAATGTAGGTGACCGCACAACAGCAGCGAAGATCAACAACGAGCAGGTTCCGCTGCGGACCGAACTCAAGAACGGCGATGTGGTGGAAGTGATCACCGCACCCGTCTCAACGCCCAACCCTGCCTGGCTGGGCTTCGTCCGCACAGGCCGTGCGCGCTCAAAGATTCGCCATTACCTCAAAACGCTCGCCCACACCGAATCTGCGGGATTGGGAGAGAAGCTGCTGACTCAGGCGTTGAGGGCCGAGGGGCTCGAGCGCCTGCCGACAGAGGCGGAAAATCAAGCCTTGTGGGACAAGCTGCTTCGCTTCACGGGCAACCGGACACGCAACGAACTCATGACCGATATCGGTCTGGGCAAACGCATTGCAGGCATCGTGGCCAAACGGCTCATGGTCCTCATGACCGAGCACGGTCACCGGCCTGACGCCCTCCTGCTAACGCGCGAAAGATACTCTTCGCACGAAACCCTTTCGCAAGGAGGCGTTACCTTGGATGGCAGCGAAAACGCCTCCGTGCAATACGCCAACTGCTGCCGGCCAGTGCCAGGAGACCCCATCGTTGGCTATCTCGGCCGTGGTGAAGGACTGGTGGTTCACAACGCCCAATGCAGCGTGGCAAAGAAGCTTCAGCACAAAGACAGCGAGCGCTTTATTGCCGTGGATTGGGCAGATGAGCCCACGCGCATGTTCGAAACTGGCATTGTCGTCACCGTGGCCAACGGCAAGGGTGTCTTGGCACGAATCGCTGCCGAACTGGCGAGTTCCGAAGCAGACATCGTTCACGTAGACATGGACGATGAAGCCGCCATGGACACGACCGATTTGCGTTTTGTCATTGCTGCAAGGGACCAGTCGCACGTCGAGTCATCCTTGCGCAATTTGCGCAGAACGCCTGCGGTACTCCGCGCTTTCCGCGTCTTGCCTCAGGGGTAA
- the greB gene encoding transcription elongation factor GreB, producing the protein MNKAFTKESENTEEDDFSPAPIPAGSKNYITPGGYSRLRHELFDLIDNERPKIVEVVHWAASNGDRSENGDYLYGKKRLREIDRRIRFLTKRLEIAEVIDPAVHAGSDQVFFGATVSYADDEGVERTITILGIDEVETALAQVSWVSPVARALLKAREGDQVQLATPGGMRTLEVTEVRYPQPSAKIDPS; encoded by the coding sequence ATGAACAAGGCGTTTACCAAAGAGTCGGAAAACACTGAAGAGGATGATTTTTCCCCTGCGCCAATTCCCGCGGGGAGTAAAAACTACATCACTCCTGGAGGCTACTCAAGGCTTCGCCATGAGTTGTTCGATCTCATCGACAACGAACGGCCAAAGATCGTTGAGGTCGTTCACTGGGCTGCCAGCAATGGGGATCGCTCTGAGAACGGTGACTACTTGTATGGGAAGAAGCGTCTGCGGGAGATTGATCGCAGAATTCGCTTTCTCACCAAGCGGCTAGAAATTGCCGAGGTGATCGATCCTGCCGTTCATGCGGGCAGCGATCAGGTGTTCTTTGGCGCCACGGTCAGCTACGCAGACGATGAGGGCGTTGAACGCACCATTACCATCTTGGGAATCGACGAGGTCGAGACCGCCCTGGCGCAGGTCAGTTGGGTATCGCCTGTGGCGAGGGCACTGTTGAAGGCCCGCGAGGGAGATCAGGTCCAGTTGGCCACGCCTGGCGGCATGCGGACTCTGGAGGTCACCGAAGTCCGCTATCCCCAGCCTTCTGCAAAGATTGATCCGAGTTGA
- the hrcA gene encoding heat-inducible transcriptional repressor HrcA: MIDDRAKLLLKALVERYIADGQPVGSRTLSRASGLDLSPATIRNVMADLEEIGLIASPHTSAGRIPTAKGYRLFVDTMLTVQREQLYSPQLAAEQPQKVIANAAHLLSSLSQFVGVVMAPRRASVFRHIEFLRLSEKRLLVIIVSPEGDVQNRVIFTDVDYSQSHLVEAANFLNSHYSGMDMDQVRERLKTEVDQLREEIGSLMQAAVNVGSEAMAESRDDVVISGERNLLAVSDFSSDMGNLRRAFDLFEQKTQILRLLDVSNRADGVRIFIGGESQIVPFEELSVVTAPYEVDGQIVGTLGVIGPTRMPYDRMIQIVDITSKLVSNALSYRK, from the coding sequence ATGATTGATGACCGTGCCAAGTTGTTGCTGAAGGCGCTAGTGGAGCGGTATATAGCCGATGGTCAGCCTGTGGGTTCGCGCACGTTGTCACGCGCATCCGGTCTTGACCTGTCTCCTGCCACCATACGTAACGTTATGGCTGATCTCGAAGAGATCGGGTTGATCGCAAGTCCGCACACGTCTGCCGGCAGAATTCCCACGGCCAAAGGGTATCGCCTGTTCGTTGACACCATGTTGACAGTGCAGCGCGAACAACTGTATTCGCCTCAATTGGCTGCCGAGCAACCGCAAAAGGTGATAGCCAATGCGGCGCACCTGTTGTCCAGCTTGTCTCAGTTTGTAGGCGTTGTCATGGCGCCCCGGCGTGCATCTGTGTTCAGACACATCGAATTTTTGAGATTGTCGGAAAAGCGCTTGCTGGTCATCATCGTCTCGCCCGAAGGAGACGTACAGAATCGGGTGATATTCACGGACGTGGACTACTCCCAGTCGCATCTGGTGGAAGCGGCCAACTTCCTGAACAGCCACTATTCCGGGATGGACATGGATCAGGTGCGCGAGCGCTTGAAAACGGAAGTGGATCAGCTTCGAGAGGAAATTGGCTCGCTCATGCAAGCGGCTGTCAACGTTGGATCAGAAGCGATGGCCGAATCCCGGGATGACGTTGTGATCTCCGGCGAGCGCAACCTGCTCGCAGTCAGTGACTTCTCCAGTGACATGGGAAACTTGCGCCGGGCGTTCGACTTGTTCGAGCAGAAGACGCAAATCTTGCGATTGCTTGATGTTTCCAACCGTGCAGATGGCGTGCGTATCTTCATTGGGGGGGAGAGCCAAATAGTGCCTTTCGAAGAACTCTCTGTGGTCACCGCTCCCTATGAAGTTGACGGACAAATCGTAGGAACTTTGGGAGTTATCGGGCCAACCCGAATGCCCTATGACAGGATGATCCAGATCGTGGACATCACATCGAAGTTGGTTTCCAACGCACTGAGTTACCGCAAGTAA